ATTTTTAAGAGAAGTACGAGTTTGCTTTTTGATGTAACGTACAAGGCTATTGCCATTTTTTTTAGTCAAAAGGGTAAAAGGCAATCCAGCTCCTAATACAGGGCCAtttatggtacttttacctattattgacatttgatatttttattggtataataacaaattcaacCCTTCAACATTTGCATGTTTTATCAATTAGGTCTTGACTCTAAAAAATCAACAAGTTTAGCTCACAactttacacattctatcaatttaatcattgttctaaaagattcaaaaaataaaataaacatattaaaaaaatctgaaaacaattttctataaaaatacataaaagaatataaaaaatcattttccgaATAATAACATGAAAACAGATGAGCACTTATTGCTGCAAATCATGAAAGGTGAAAGTGAAGATAGATTAGAGAGTTGGAAGGGAATGTTAGGAAAGCGGAAACAGCTTGAATTTAAAAAAGCAAGACACAAGGGCGGGGAAATTGATATTGAAGCATGGGTCAAGTATTGAAAATGGGTGAAGTTGGTGGTTTTAATTGGCGGAAACCATTGATGACTTTTCTTAATTGCCATACCGTACCTCCAATTCTTTACCTACAATATTTCAACTACTTGGTAATGATGGTCAAATATGAAAACTCATTAAAAATACTCTAAACCAGATCGGATTGAGGGAACCGGCTCGCCCGACCCTGAAAATCGGTTCAGAAAGTTCTATCAGCGTCCGACGTGCCGCTACAGGATTTGAGACGCCACATCACCCAAACTCTTATTTTCCAGTTTAAAACATCACCATCGGCCATCGCAGGTCAAGTCAAACTCCGAActccttattttttaatttacttttcttattttgcAGCCTGCAGCGTGTTGTAAATCGTTAAGGCAAGAAAAACATTGGTCTCCAATGGGGTGgattgaagaaaatatgaaatcaaCTCATATTAGACAAATTGTCTCTCAAGCCATCAGCCTCGGTGCGTTTCcacttttctcttaattctttaaaaacCTTTTATACTTCAAAAAATTCCATCGGATAATGattgaaatttttagtttaaatctCGTTAAGGAATGGTTATTTCATCGGCACTGATAATATGGAAAGGATTGATTTGCATTACTGGGAGCGAGTCGCTGGTGGTGGTTGTGCTATCTGGGAGTATGGAACCCGGTTTCAAACGAGTGAGTCAATTTTTTACAcgtatttaaaattaagtatttaaaaattttgagcttTGATTTGTGATagtcatataaatttaaacttgtgAAATGCAGGGAGATATATTGTTCCTATACATGAACAAGGATCCTATTCGTGCAGGACAAATCGTTGTCTTCAATGATGTGCATAATATATACTTGTtctgttttcttatttttcaactATATTCTGTTTCTATTAATTCGATTTTTTTCTATACTGAATAGGGACGTGATGTTCCGATTGTTCATCGGGTGATTGAGGTTAGATCCTGTCGAGACCtttatgtgtgttttatttCTCTGTGCCCTTTTACTTGTGTACATTGCATAACAAGCCTATGTAACTTTTAGTCAAGTGTGAGTGTTTGTTACATGTACGAGTCCAGACAACAGATATGATTGaactttggaaaattgaa
This genomic stretch from Gossypium raimondii isolate GPD5lz chromosome 6, ASM2569854v1, whole genome shotgun sequence harbors:
- the LOC105773810 gene encoding uncharacterized protein LOC105773810 isoform X1; translated protein: MGWIEENMKSTHIRQIVSQAISLGMVISSALIIWKGLICITGSESLVVVVLSGSMEPGFKRGDILFLYMNKDPIRAGQIVVFNDGRDVPIVHRVIEVHEQRDSKEADILTKGDANLYDDRMLYTSSNRWLQQKYIMGRAVGFLPYVGWLTIIMTDKPIIKYILLGALGLLVITSKE